From the Serinus canaria isolate serCan28SL12 chromosome 21, serCan2020, whole genome shotgun sequence genome, one window contains:
- the WNT4 gene encoding protein Wnt-4 isoform X2, which translates to MKDPECRVSQTQVLRYLAKLSSVGSISEEETCEKLKGLIQRQVQMCKRNLEVMDSVRRGAQLAIEECQYQFRNRRWNCSTLDTLPVFGKVVTQGTREAAFVYAISSAGVAFAVTRACSSGELDKCGCDRTVQGGSPQGFQWSGCSDNIAYGVAFSQSFVDIRERSKGASSNRALMNLHNNEAGRKAILNNMRVECKCHGVSGSCEFKTCWKAMPPFRKVGNVLKEKFDGATEVEQSEIGSTKVLVPKNSQFKPHTDEDLVYLDSSPDFCDHDLKNGVLGTSGRQCNKTSKAIDGCELMCCGRGFHTDEVEIVERCSCKFHWCCSVKCKPCHRVVEIHTCR; encoded by the exons GTACCTGGCAAAGCTGTCTTCAGTGGGGAGCATCTCTGAGGAGGAGACCTGTGAGAAGCTGAAGGGCTTGATCCAGCGCCAGGTGCAGATGTGCAAGAGAAACCTGGAGGTGATGGACTCGGTGCGACGTGGAGCCCAGCTGGCCATTGAGGAATGCCAATACCAATTCCGCAACCGCCGCTGGAACTGCTCCACACTGGATACCCTGCCTGTCTTCGGCAAGGTGGTGACACAAG GGACACGAGAGGCAGCGTTCGTCTATGCCATCTCTTCAGCAGGGGTGGCCTTTGCCGTGACCCGCGCCTGCAGCAGTGGCGAGCTGGACAAGTGTGGATGTGACCGCACAGTGCAGGGGGGCAGCCCACAGG GCTTCCAGTGGTCGGGCTGCTCCGATAACATCGCCTATGGTGTGGCCTTCTCGCAGTCCTTCGTCGACATCCGTGAGAGGAGCAAAGGGGCCTCTTCCAACAGAGCATTAATGAACCTCCACAACAACGAGGCAGGGAGGAAG GCGATCCTGAACAACATGCGGGTGGAATGTAAGTGTCATGGTGTGTCAGGCTCATGTGAGTTCAAGACATGCTGGAAAGCCATGCCCCCCTTCCGCAAAGTGGGCAACGTCCTGAAGGAGAAATTCGATGGTGCCACAGAGGTTGAACAGAGCGAGATTGGATCCACCAAAGTGCTGGTGCCCAAAAACTCCCAGTTCAAGCCACATACAGACGAGGACCTCGTCTACCTAGACTCCAGTCCCGACTTCTGTGACCATGACCTCAAGAATGGGGTCCTGGGCACCAGTGGGCGGCAGTGCAACAAGACCTCCAAGGCTATTGATGGCTGTGAGCTGATGTGTTGCGGCCGTGGCTTTCACACGGACGAAGTGGAGATTGTGGAAAGGTGCAGCTGCAAATTCCACTGGTGCTGCTCCGTCAAGTGCAAACCCTGCCATCGGGTGGTGGAGATCCACACATGCCGGTGA
- the WNT4 gene encoding protein Wnt-4 isoform X1 → MSPEYSLRSLLLIILATFSANASNWLYLAKLSSVGSISEEETCEKLKGLIQRQVQMCKRNLEVMDSVRRGAQLAIEECQYQFRNRRWNCSTLDTLPVFGKVVTQGTREAAFVYAISSAGVAFAVTRACSSGELDKCGCDRTVQGGSPQGFQWSGCSDNIAYGVAFSQSFVDIRERSKGASSNRALMNLHNNEAGRKAILNNMRVECKCHGVSGSCEFKTCWKAMPPFRKVGNVLKEKFDGATEVEQSEIGSTKVLVPKNSQFKPHTDEDLVYLDSSPDFCDHDLKNGVLGTSGRQCNKTSKAIDGCELMCCGRGFHTDEVEIVERCSCKFHWCCSVKCKPCHRVVEIHTCR, encoded by the exons GTACCTGGCAAAGCTGTCTTCAGTGGGGAGCATCTCTGAGGAGGAGACCTGTGAGAAGCTGAAGGGCTTGATCCAGCGCCAGGTGCAGATGTGCAAGAGAAACCTGGAGGTGATGGACTCGGTGCGACGTGGAGCCCAGCTGGCCATTGAGGAATGCCAATACCAATTCCGCAACCGCCGCTGGAACTGCTCCACACTGGATACCCTGCCTGTCTTCGGCAAGGTGGTGACACAAG GGACACGAGAGGCAGCGTTCGTCTATGCCATCTCTTCAGCAGGGGTGGCCTTTGCCGTGACCCGCGCCTGCAGCAGTGGCGAGCTGGACAAGTGTGGATGTGACCGCACAGTGCAGGGGGGCAGCCCACAGG GCTTCCAGTGGTCGGGCTGCTCCGATAACATCGCCTATGGTGTGGCCTTCTCGCAGTCCTTCGTCGACATCCGTGAGAGGAGCAAAGGGGCCTCTTCCAACAGAGCATTAATGAACCTCCACAACAACGAGGCAGGGAGGAAG GCGATCCTGAACAACATGCGGGTGGAATGTAAGTGTCATGGTGTGTCAGGCTCATGTGAGTTCAAGACATGCTGGAAAGCCATGCCCCCCTTCCGCAAAGTGGGCAACGTCCTGAAGGAGAAATTCGATGGTGCCACAGAGGTTGAACAGAGCGAGATTGGATCCACCAAAGTGCTGGTGCCCAAAAACTCCCAGTTCAAGCCACATACAGACGAGGACCTCGTCTACCTAGACTCCAGTCCCGACTTCTGTGACCATGACCTCAAGAATGGGGTCCTGGGCACCAGTGGGCGGCAGTGCAACAAGACCTCCAAGGCTATTGATGGCTGTGAGCTGATGTGTTGCGGCCGTGGCTTTCACACGGACGAAGTGGAGATTGTGGAAAGGTGCAGCTGCAAATTCCACTGGTGCTGCTCCGTCAAGTGCAAACCCTGCCATCGGGTGGTGGAGATCCACACATGCCGGTGA
- the WNT4 gene encoding protein Wnt-4 isoform X3: MSEVGKLLRTDVQRYLAKLSSVGSISEEETCEKLKGLIQRQVQMCKRNLEVMDSVRRGAQLAIEECQYQFRNRRWNCSTLDTLPVFGKVVTQGTREAAFVYAISSAGVAFAVTRACSSGELDKCGCDRTVQGGSPQGFQWSGCSDNIAYGVAFSQSFVDIRERSKGASSNRALMNLHNNEAGRKAILNNMRVECKCHGVSGSCEFKTCWKAMPPFRKVGNVLKEKFDGATEVEQSEIGSTKVLVPKNSQFKPHTDEDLVYLDSSPDFCDHDLKNGVLGTSGRQCNKTSKAIDGCELMCCGRGFHTDEVEIVERCSCKFHWCCSVKCKPCHRVVEIHTCR, from the exons GTACCTGGCAAAGCTGTCTTCAGTGGGGAGCATCTCTGAGGAGGAGACCTGTGAGAAGCTGAAGGGCTTGATCCAGCGCCAGGTGCAGATGTGCAAGAGAAACCTGGAGGTGATGGACTCGGTGCGACGTGGAGCCCAGCTGGCCATTGAGGAATGCCAATACCAATTCCGCAACCGCCGCTGGAACTGCTCCACACTGGATACCCTGCCTGTCTTCGGCAAGGTGGTGACACAAG GGACACGAGAGGCAGCGTTCGTCTATGCCATCTCTTCAGCAGGGGTGGCCTTTGCCGTGACCCGCGCCTGCAGCAGTGGCGAGCTGGACAAGTGTGGATGTGACCGCACAGTGCAGGGGGGCAGCCCACAGG GCTTCCAGTGGTCGGGCTGCTCCGATAACATCGCCTATGGTGTGGCCTTCTCGCAGTCCTTCGTCGACATCCGTGAGAGGAGCAAAGGGGCCTCTTCCAACAGAGCATTAATGAACCTCCACAACAACGAGGCAGGGAGGAAG GCGATCCTGAACAACATGCGGGTGGAATGTAAGTGTCATGGTGTGTCAGGCTCATGTGAGTTCAAGACATGCTGGAAAGCCATGCCCCCCTTCCGCAAAGTGGGCAACGTCCTGAAGGAGAAATTCGATGGTGCCACAGAGGTTGAACAGAGCGAGATTGGATCCACCAAAGTGCTGGTGCCCAAAAACTCCCAGTTCAAGCCACATACAGACGAGGACCTCGTCTACCTAGACTCCAGTCCCGACTTCTGTGACCATGACCTCAAGAATGGGGTCCTGGGCACCAGTGGGCGGCAGTGCAACAAGACCTCCAAGGCTATTGATGGCTGTGAGCTGATGTGTTGCGGCCGTGGCTTTCACACGGACGAAGTGGAGATTGTGGAAAGGTGCAGCTGCAAATTCCACTGGTGCTGCTCCGTCAAGTGCAAACCCTGCCATCGGGTGGTGGAGATCCACACATGCCGGTGA